The following are encoded together in the Actinoplanes sp. N902-109 genome:
- a CDS encoding DivIVA domain-containing protein, whose amino-acid sequence MTSQGQRFRRRALRRGYKVDEVDSFLDRVEATLAGEQSGAPVGAQEVHDVVFRVRFGGYDEWQVDLHLDRVERQLAEFEDRGGRVAEVRMQPEPMRAPEPMRGGPDPMRGPEPMRGGMAERTSPDRMSQAFSRGAPPTERLQMPRPDDRQFARDDQYGRDEQQYGRDEQYDQYARDPYAQEDRMQPQQMPQRPPMPAPDPYGRYEEPGYGQQPPQRQQQPPPGYETGGYDTGGYDQFEPGRHGKADMTAEIRMPDRDRGFNTGGIPQMGGPQMGGPQQQMGGPQMGGPQPQPGGGGSPELYRVDQLRRTFQPRRFGSGYDPVQVDRLFESILQAMSGRGPMPVPENELDTLQFGLVPGGYFEAEVDAALREVKDILLHRR is encoded by the coding sequence GTGACGAGTCAGGGGCAGCGTTTCCGCCGTCGCGCACTGCGCCGCGGCTACAAGGTGGATGAGGTCGACTCCTTCCTCGACCGCGTCGAGGCCACCCTCGCCGGTGAGCAGTCCGGCGCTCCTGTCGGCGCCCAGGAGGTGCACGACGTCGTCTTCCGGGTGCGCTTCGGCGGCTACGACGAATGGCAGGTCGACCTGCACCTCGACCGGGTCGAGCGGCAGCTGGCCGAGTTCGAGGACCGGGGCGGCCGGGTGGCCGAGGTCCGCATGCAGCCCGAGCCGATGCGCGCTCCCGAGCCCATGCGCGGCGGGCCCGACCCGATGCGAGGCCCCGAGCCCATGCGCGGCGGCATGGCCGAGCGTACGAGCCCCGACCGGATGAGCCAGGCATTCAGCCGCGGCGCCCCGCCCACGGAGCGTCTGCAGATGCCCCGCCCCGACGACCGCCAGTTCGCCCGGGACGACCAGTACGGCCGCGACGAGCAGCAGTACGGCCGCGACGAGCAGTACGACCAGTACGCCCGCGACCCGTACGCGCAGGAAGACCGCATGCAGCCGCAGCAGATGCCACAGCGGCCGCCCATGCCCGCGCCCGACCCGTACGGCCGCTATGAGGAACCGGGCTACGGCCAGCAGCCCCCGCAGCGGCAGCAGCAGCCCCCGCCGGGCTACGAAACCGGCGGGTACGACACCGGGGGTTACGACCAGTTCGAGCCGGGCCGGCACGGCAAGGCCGACATGACCGCCGAGATCCGCATGCCCGACCGCGACCGCGGCTTCAACACCGGCGGCATCCCGCAGATGGGCGGCCCGCAGATGGGCGGCCCGCAGCAGCAGATGGGCGGCCCGCAAATGGGTGGCCCGCAGCCGCAGCCGGGTGGCGGTGGCAGCCCCGAGCTCTATCGCGTCGACCAGCTACGCCGCACGTTCCAGCCCCGGCGCTTCGGCAGCGGTTACGACCCGGTGCAGGTCGACCGGCTGTTCGAGAGCATCCTGCAGGCCATGAGCGGCCGCGGCCCGATGCCGGTGCCGGAGAACGAGCTCGACACGCTGCAGTTCGGGCTGGTGCCCGGCGGCTATTTCGAGGCGGAGGTCGACGCTGCGCTGCGTGAGGTGAAGGACATCCTGCTGCATCGGCGCTGA